Proteins encoded within one genomic window of Camelina sativa cultivar DH55 chromosome 19, Cs, whole genome shotgun sequence:
- the LOC104764793 gene encoding R3H domain-containing protein 1-like isoform X1, translating to MASAAAMTEKEAMVDPFLVEALQNPRHRLTILRMELDIQKFFQNPEQLQFEFMPFPTSYLRLAAHRVAQHYGLVTMALDNGIGAGDGSENRILVTKTAESRFPCVCLSEIPVKQPENGKPEGFKIAIKPRPKRGSGCGGSGSEVQQNLLRSVEERKEEYDKARARIFNSPSSSDSEDSSSLRLPSSLEGKDNTCINQNETEVAVNNNNPVVDAVTRDSGRTSRVAIIRDREKDRYDPDYDRSYDRYVVDPGYRYVRVMPSGQSFNPIPIHFPFHDGVFPQMPRGHQANLNYGHPLNPALSPFTNNPASYTPWPNSPSLNYAQSLNGPDTNLFRYPSASNP from the exons ATGGCTTCTGCTGCTGCTATGACCGAGAAGGAAGCTATGGTTGATCCTTTTCTCGTCGAGGCTCTTCAGAATCCTCGTCATCGTCTCACCA TTTTGCGGATGGAGCTTGATATACAAAAGTTCTTTCAAAACCCTGAGCAGCTTCAGTTCGAATTCATGCCGTTTCCAACATCGTACCTTCGTCTTGCTGCACATCGAGTTGCACAGCATTATGGACTAGTAACCATGGCTTTAGACAATGgtattggtgctggagatggaTCCGAGAACAGAATCCTGGTAACGAAGACAGCTGAAAGTAGGTTTCCTTGTGTCTGCTTATCCGAAATCCCTGTGAAACAACCTGAGAATGGTAAACCTGAGGGTTTTAAAATCGCAATCAAGCCTAGACCTAAGAGAGGATCTGGTTGTGGTGGTAGTGGATCAGAAGTTCAACAGAATCTTTTGAGAAGTGTTGAGGAGAGGAAAGAAGAGTATGATAAAGCCCGGGCTCGGATCTTTAACAGCCCTAGCAGTTCTGACTCTGAAGATTCTTCATCACTACGACTTCCCTCTTCTCTTGAAGGGAAGGACAACACATGTATAAACCAGAATGAGACTGAAGTGGCGGTTAATAATAACAACCCTGTTGTTGATGCTGTTACTCGAGATTCTGGAAGGACTTCTCGAGTTGCCATtatcagagatagagagaaagatcGATATGACCCGGATTATGACAGGAGCTATGACAGGTATGTCGTGGATCCCGGTTACAG GTACGTTAGAGTTATGCCGTCTGGCCAAAGCTTCAATCCGATACCGATCCACTTCCCGTTTCACGATGGGGTTTTCCCTCAGATGCCAAGAGGTCATCAAGCCAACCTAAACTACGGGCATCCGCTTAACCCTGCTTTGAGTCCCTTTACTAATAATCCGGCTTCTTATACACCTTGGCCAAACTCACCCTCTCTGAATTATGCACAGTCGTTGAATGGTCCAGACACAAATCTTTTCAG GTATCCTTCTGCAAGCAATCCCTGA
- the LOC104764793 gene encoding R3H domain-containing protein 1-like isoform X2, with protein MASAAAMTEKEAMVDPFLVEALQNPRHRLTILRMELDIQKFFQNPEQLQFEFMPFPTSYLRLAAHRVAQHYGLVTMALDNGIGAGDGSENRILVTKTAESRFPCVCLSEIPVKQPENGKPEGFKIAIKPRPKRGSGCGGSGSEVQQNLLRSVEERKEEYDKARARIFNSPSSSDSEDSSSLRLPSSLEGKDNTCINQNETEVAVNNNNPVVDAVTRDSGRTSRVAIIRDREKDRYDPDYDRSYDRYVRVMPSGQSFNPIPIHFPFHDGVFPQMPRGHQANLNYGHPLNPALSPFTNNPASYTPWPNSPSLNYAQSLNGPDTNLFRYPSASNP; from the exons ATGGCTTCTGCTGCTGCTATGACCGAGAAGGAAGCTATGGTTGATCCTTTTCTCGTCGAGGCTCTTCAGAATCCTCGTCATCGTCTCACCA TTTTGCGGATGGAGCTTGATATACAAAAGTTCTTTCAAAACCCTGAGCAGCTTCAGTTCGAATTCATGCCGTTTCCAACATCGTACCTTCGTCTTGCTGCACATCGAGTTGCACAGCATTATGGACTAGTAACCATGGCTTTAGACAATGgtattggtgctggagatggaTCCGAGAACAGAATCCTGGTAACGAAGACAGCTGAAAGTAGGTTTCCTTGTGTCTGCTTATCCGAAATCCCTGTGAAACAACCTGAGAATGGTAAACCTGAGGGTTTTAAAATCGCAATCAAGCCTAGACCTAAGAGAGGATCTGGTTGTGGTGGTAGTGGATCAGAAGTTCAACAGAATCTTTTGAGAAGTGTTGAGGAGAGGAAAGAAGAGTATGATAAAGCCCGGGCTCGGATCTTTAACAGCCCTAGCAGTTCTGACTCTGAAGATTCTTCATCACTACGACTTCCCTCTTCTCTTGAAGGGAAGGACAACACATGTATAAACCAGAATGAGACTGAAGTGGCGGTTAATAATAACAACCCTGTTGTTGATGCTGTTACTCGAGATTCTGGAAGGACTTCTCGAGTTGCCATtatcagagatagagagaaagatcGATATGACCCGGATTATGACAGGAGCTATGACAG GTACGTTAGAGTTATGCCGTCTGGCCAAAGCTTCAATCCGATACCGATCCACTTCCCGTTTCACGATGGGGTTTTCCCTCAGATGCCAAGAGGTCATCAAGCCAACCTAAACTACGGGCATCCGCTTAACCCTGCTTTGAGTCCCTTTACTAATAATCCGGCTTCTTATACACCTTGGCCAAACTCACCCTCTCTGAATTATGCACAGTCGTTGAATGGTCCAGACACAAATCTTTTCAG GTATCCTTCTGCAAGCAATCCCTGA